The following nucleotide sequence is from Micavibrio sp. TMED2.
CGGACTATCTGCGCCGTCCATCGTTGCAAGCGCTGCCGTCAAGCCAGCGCACGCTGATGACGCTGATCATGCGGAAGCTGCTGGCATCATCGACCTTTGCTATCGCAGGTGCCCTCGACACGCTTGCCAGGAAGCTGGAGCGCCAGCTCAAGGATGACAAAGGGCTGCGGGAAAAGCTCGAAGAAGAAATCGCCGAGGACTACGAGGAGTTCGATGAGATTGCCGACGAATGGTCGGATGGTGAGGAGGAAACGGAGCTTCTGACTCCGGAGGATATCGCATCGATCCAGCGGGAAATCGATGATCTTCGCGCCTTTCGCGACCTAGCCGTATCCATCTCGGAAAACGCCAAGGGCCAGGCGCTCTTGAGTGCCCTGCGCGCGGGCTTCGCCAAGACCGCGGCGCTTGGTGGCCCAGAGAAGGCGATCATCTTCACGGAATCGCGCCGAACCCAAGAGTATCTAGTCCGACTGTTGTCCGAGCAAGGCTTCCAAGACAAGCTCGTCCTCTTCAACGGATCGAACTCTGATCCGCAATCGAAAGCCATCTACGAGGCATGGCTGGAGAAGCACAAGGGAACCGACCGGGTCACCGGTTCCCGCACCGCCGACATTCGGGCGGCTCTCGTGGAATACTTCCGCGAGACCGCGTCGATCATGATCGCGACGGAGGCAGCCGCCGAAGGCATCAATCTGCAATTCTGCTCCATCGTCGTGAATTACGATTTGCCGTGGAACCCGCAGCGCATCGAACAGCGTATCGGCCGTTGCCACCGCTATGGTCAGAAGTTCGACGTCGTCGTGGTCAACTTCCTCAACAAGAACAACGCTGCCGACCAGCGGGTCTACGAGCTTCTGGCCGAGAAGTTTCAGCTATTTTCCGGCGTTTTCGGCGCGTCGGATGAAGTGCTCGGTGCGATTGAATCGGGCGTAGAGTTCGAGAAGCGCATTGTTTCAATCTACCAGAATTGTCGATCGACCGACGAAATCGAGTCGGAGTTCGAGCAGCTCAGGGCGGAGATGGAAGAAAACATCACCGAAACGATGGAAGATACGCGGCGCAAGCTGTTGGAGAATTTCGACGCGGAGGTTCACGACCGTCTCAAGATCAACCTGGACAGGAGCAGGGAATATATCGGCCGGTATGAGCGGATGCTCTGGGCAGTGACCCAGCATGAGTTACGCCAGCATGCCCGCTTCGATGACGAGTATCTCACCTTCACGCTGAAGCGCGCGCCGGAGGGTTTGGATGTCCCGATTGGCGGTTACGGTATCGCCAAGAACGGACTGAGTGAGCACAGATACCGCTTGGGGCACCCGCTCGCACAGCACGTCATCGGCAAGGCGCGCGACCGTGGTCTGAACGGCGGGTCGATCCTGTTCGACTATTCCGGATGGCCGGCCAAGGCGGTCAGCATCGAACCTTTGGTCGGGCGGTCGGGCATCCTCGCCGCCCACTGCCTCAGCTTCTCTGGTTTTGACGAGCAGGACCACATTCTGTTCGCGGCCAAAACGGATGACGGGCAGGATATCGATCCCGACATAGTCCGCCGCCTTTTCGAGATGCCATGCCGGCAAGCCGATTGCGAGATCGGGAACGAGCGGGCGCGGCTGGATTCCGTCCTGGCGCAACGCGAACAGGACGTCATCGAAGCACTCAAGCGTCAGAACGCCCAATGGTTCGCGGACGAAAGCCAGAAGCTCGAAAAATGGGCCGAGGACAAAGTCTTTGCTGCCGAGAAAGAGCTGAAGGACGCCAAGGCCCGCATCCTGGAGCTCAAGCGCGAGGCGCGGTCCGCCGGATCACCGGAGCAGCAGCACCGCATCCAAACGCAGATTCAGGACTTGGAGAAATCCAAGCGCCGGCTGCGCCAACGCATCTTCGAGGTGGAGGACGAGATCATCGACGAGCGTGATCAGATGATCTCGGACCTGGAAGCCCGCCTCCAACAGGACATCAGTAAACAAGAGCTCTTCGTCGTCCGCTGGGCGGTCGTGTGAGCCAACAGAACGCAGGAAAGACCCGCCCATGCCGAACGTCGAGAAACAACGAGAACGCCTGATCAGCCTGCTGAAGGAGCTGTTCCAGCTCGACCAGCCCGACTTGGACTTTGGCTTCTATCGCATCATGCATGCGAAGGCCGGCCAGGTGACGAAGTTTCTCGAGGAAGACCTGCTGGGCATCATCCGCGACGCCTTCGGGGAAGCGGACGGCGCCCGGGTCGAGCAGGCGAAGGCCGCCTATGAGGCTGCGCGCAAGCAGGCCGAGGAATTCGGCGCACCCGATCCGGATGCTGCTCCGAAAGTGAAGGAAGCCAAGGCGGCCTGGGACGCGGCGAAGGACAGCGGCAGCAACGAAGGCGACGTCTACGATCACCTCTACCGCTTCTTTGAGCGCTACTACGACAACGGCGACTTCATGAGCCGCCGCTATTTCGCGCGCGAGACCGACGGCAAGGCCGCCCCCTACGCCGTCCCCTATGACGGGCGTGAGGTCTATCTGCACTGGGCCAACCGCGACCAGTACTACATCAAGACATCCGAGTATCTGACCAACTTCACCTTCGATCCGACGCAGGCGAAGGAGTTCAGGGACAAGCACGGCGCGCTGTTCGAGCAGAAGCCGCTTAAGGTCCATTGCCGGATCGTCTCGGCGTCCGAGGGCGAGCACAACAACGTCAAGGCGTCCGAGCAGACCGAACGCTACTTCATCATCCACGAGCCCGAGCCGGTGAAGATCGAGGTGGGCGACACTGGCGAGCCGGAACTGGTGATCCACTTCCAGTACCGCCCGGATCCCGAGAAGACCGGCCAGGAAGGCACCTGGCGCAAGAAGCGCCTCGGAGAGGCGGCGGACAAGGTGAAGTCACTGCTGCCCGCACTGGACGGCGCCGACGACTACGTGACCGCGCTGATGACTCCGGCGCCGACAGAGGCCGAGAAGGACCGGACGCTGCTGGAGAAGTACCTCGCCCAGTACACGGGCCGGAACACGATGGACTACTTCATCCACAAGGATCTGGGCGGGTTCCTCCGGCGCGAGCTGGACTTCTACATCAAGAACGAGGTCATGCGGCTGGACGATATCGAGTCCGCCGATGCGCCGCGGGTGGAAGCTTACTTGGCCAAGGTCAAGGTGCTGCGCCGCATCGCCCAGCATCTGATCGACTTCCTCGCCCAGCTTGAGGACTTCCAGAAGCGGTTATGGCTGAAGAAGAAGTTCGTCGTCGACACGCAGTACTGCATCACGCTCGATCGAGTTCCGGAGGAATTTTACTCGGAGATCGCGGCCAACGAAGCTCAAAGGGAAGACTGGGTCAAGCTATTCTCAGTAGATGTTCTCGATGGTTTTACGACCCCATTGACCGAGGAATTCTTGAGAGAAAATAAATATCTATCAATCGACACAGGTCTGTTTTCGAACGATTTTAAGCAACGCATATTATCGGAAATTGAATTCCTTGACAGTGAACTGAACGGAGTTCTCCTACATTCCGAGAATTCGCAGGCTGCAAATCTCATATCTCGGCGATTTCGGCGCGAGATCCAGACGACTTACTTTGATCCTCCATACAACACCGACGCCGCCCCTATCCTGTATAAGAACAATTATCGATCGTCATCGTGGATGACAATGATGCGCGAGCGCTGCGAATTGGCCAAGGAACTACTCTCCGAATCCGGTATTCTCTGTGTCACGGTTGATGACTACCAGCAGAAAGAACTTGCGAACATAGTGAGCCAAATATTTGGAGATGAGAACGTTCTCGGGCAGTTGACGATCCGCATCAATCCGTCGGTGCGCGTGACACTTCGTGGTTTTGCTCAATCTCATGAGTATGGAATTTTCGCGGGCAAGTCAAAGCTCTCGAAAATCGCTAAGATGCGACGAACTGAGGAACAGGCAGCCCGCTTCAATCAAGAAGATGACGATGGCATTTTTGAGTGGCGAAACTTCCGTCGTGAGGGCTCGGCATCAGAAAGAGCAAGTAGGCCAAGGAGACACTTCCCTATCTACGTACAGGGCGAGGCGCTTCGTATACCTGAAATGACATGGGACGAAGATCGTAGACAGTACGTGAACATCGAACCACCGGCTTCGGGTGAGCAGGTGGTTTGGCCAATCGATTCCACCGGAGGTGAAAGAGTTTGGCGCTGGGGCCTCGAGCGAATTGCCTCCGAAAAGAAGGAGCTATTTCCAAAGCCCAATGGAAAAGGCGAGCTCAATATATACTACAAGTACCGCCCGAATGATGAAGGCATTCTTCCAAACACGATTTGGTCTGACAAAAAATACTCTGCGACTGAGTATGGAACTGCCGAACTGAAGAAGTTGTTCGGCGCTCGGAATTCTTTTGATTTCCCAAAGTCGATCCATGCGGTGGAAGACTGTATTGATGTCGCCGGGATGCGCATGAAGTCGGGAACCTGTTTTGATGGTTTCGGGGGCTCGGGGACAACCGCGCACGCAGTTATCAATCTTAATCGGCGGGACAATGGGAAAAGAAAATACATACTCTCGGAAATGGGCATGCATTTCGATGAGACGCTGCTGCCGAGGGTGCGTAAAGCAGTTTATTCGGATGAATGGAAAGACGGCAAACCAACCTCGCGGGCAGGCGTCAGCCACACGCTGAAATACATGCGCGTAGAGTCCTACGAAGATACGTTGAACAACCTTTCGCTGAGAGCCAAGGCCGGCGCCGAAAGTGGCGCCGCCGACTTTAAGCGCGACTACATGCTCCGCTACTGGCTTGATTTCGAAACCAAGGGCAGCCCGTCGCTTCTGAACATCGAATGGTTCGACGATCCGACGGCTTACAAGCTGAAGATCAAGAAGCCCGGCACGGACGAGTATTTCGAGAAGGCCGTGGACCTGGTCGAGACGTTCAACTGGCTGATCGGCCTGTATGTCGAGCATCTGGACCGCTGGCGCGGCTATGACGCCGCCTTCAAGCGCGAGGTCGATCCCGAGCTGCCGGAGGACATGAACACGCGACTGATGCTCGACGGCGGCCTGAAGGAGACGGACGACGGCGCCTGGCGCTTCCGCAAGGTCGAGGGCTACACACTGCGCACCCCCGGCGATCACAACGACCGGGAGAAGGCGCTGGTGGTCTGGCGCAAGCTGACCGGCGATCTCGAGCAGGACAACCTGATGCTGGACGAGTGGTTCCGGAAGTACCGCCTTTCCGCGCAGGACACCGAGTTCGACGTGATCTACGTGAACGGCTCCAACAACCTGCCCAATCTGCGCAAGGACGAGGAAACCTGGAAGGTGCGCCTGATCGAGGAAGCCTTCCACCAGGCGATGTGGGACGTGGAGGGCTGAGCGATGGCGAGAAAGCCCAAATCCAAGGTCAAGCCGCTCCCCTTCGGCCACAAGCTGGTGCTGAACCAGTGGATCGTCAGCCTGTTCGGCCTCGATCCACTGAAGGGCCACAAGGACGGCAAGCGCACCCTTCGCCCCATGCAGCCACTGGCCAAGACCGTGAAGGATGCGCCGGAGGGCATGACGTCCGAGAACCTGCATCACTTCTACAAGGCGTTAGACCTGCACCTACAGGAAGGCACTGAGATCACACGGGCCGACCTGCTGCGCTACGAGCACAACATCGTCAGCCACACGCTGGCAATCAACGAGAAGCGCGACCGGCCGATCGTCTGGAAGTACTATCAGTGGCTCTCGCTGCTGTTTGCCGAGATCTATCTCGACCGGTTCTTCGCCGACCGCGCCGCCCTGCTCGATTCGCTGAACGCCTATGT
It contains:
- a CDS encoding DEAD/DEAH box helicase, whose protein sequence is MITDYHAKLFAYELLKRHSAADSEKLASALLDAQVDLNPHQVEAALFAFKSPLSKGAILADEVGLGKTIEAGLVLAQKWTEGRRRILVITPANLRKQWSQEIEEKFFLPTVILEAKNYNRMAKDGVRRPFEQKKLVICSFQFAARHADELMVIPWDLVVIDEAHRLRNVYRPDNRIGRTLKGALANVPKVLLTATPLQNSLMELYGLVSLIDDYAFGDAKSFRAQYARISGDGQFDDLKGRLKPVCHRTLRRQVLEYIRYTNRIPITQEFVPTEAEQALYDMVSDYLRRPSLQALPSSQRTLMTLIMRKLLASSTFAIAGALDTLARKLERQLKDDKGLREKLEEEIAEDYEEFDEIADEWSDGEEETELLTPEDIASIQREIDDLRAFRDLAVSISENAKGQALLSALRAGFAKTAALGGPEKAIIFTESRRTQEYLVRLLSEQGFQDKLVLFNGSNSDPQSKAIYEAWLEKHKGTDRVTGSRTADIRAALVEYFRETASIMIATEAAAEGINLQFCSIVVNYDLPWNPQRIEQRIGRCHRYGQKFDVVVVNFLNKNNAADQRVYELLAEKFQLFSGVFGASDEVLGAIESGVEFEKRIVSIYQNCRSTDEIESEFEQLRAEMEENITETMEDTRRKLLENFDAEVHDRLKINLDRSREYIGRYERMLWAVTQHELRQHARFDDEYLTFTLKRAPEGLDVPIGGYGIAKNGLSEHRYRLGHPLAQHVIGKARDRGLNGGSILFDYSGWPAKAVSIEPLVGRSGILAAHCLSFSGFDEQDHILFAAKTDDGQDIDPDIVRRLFEMPCRQADCEIGNERARLDSVLAQREQDVIEALKRQNAQWFADESQKLEKWAEDKVFAAEKELKDAKARILELKREARSAGSPEQQHRIQTQIQDLEKSKRRLRQRIFEVEDEIIDERDQMISDLEARLQQDISKQELFVVRWAVV
- a CDS encoding DNA methyltransferase, producing the protein MPNVEKQRERLISLLKELFQLDQPDLDFGFYRIMHAKAGQVTKFLEEDLLGIIRDAFGEADGARVEQAKAAYEAARKQAEEFGAPDPDAAPKVKEAKAAWDAAKDSGSNEGDVYDHLYRFFERYYDNGDFMSRRYFARETDGKAAPYAVPYDGREVYLHWANRDQYYIKTSEYLTNFTFDPTQAKEFRDKHGALFEQKPLKVHCRIVSASEGEHNNVKASEQTERYFIIHEPEPVKIEVGDTGEPELVIHFQYRPDPEKTGQEGTWRKKRLGEAADKVKSLLPALDGADDYVTALMTPAPTEAEKDRTLLEKYLAQYTGRNTMDYFIHKDLGGFLRRELDFYIKNEVMRLDDIESADAPRVEAYLAKVKVLRRIAQHLIDFLAQLEDFQKRLWLKKKFVVDTQYCITLDRVPEEFYSEIAANEAQREDWVKLFSVDVLDGFTTPLTEEFLRENKYLSIDTGLFSNDFKQRILSEIEFLDSELNGVLLHSENSQAANLISRRFRREIQTTYFDPPYNTDAAPILYKNNYRSSSWMTMMRERCELAKELLSESGILCVTVDDYQQKELANIVSQIFGDENVLGQLTIRINPSVRVTLRGFAQSHEYGIFAGKSKLSKIAKMRRTEEQAARFNQEDDDGIFEWRNFRREGSASERASRPRRHFPIYVQGEALRIPEMTWDEDRRQYVNIEPPASGEQVVWPIDSTGGERVWRWGLERIASEKKELFPKPNGKGELNIYYKYRPNDEGILPNTIWSDKKYSATEYGTAELKKLFGARNSFDFPKSIHAVEDCIDVAGMRMKSGTCFDGFGGSGTTAHAVINLNRRDNGKRKYILSEMGMHFDETLLPRVRKAVYSDEWKDGKPTSRAGVSHTLKYMRVESYEDTLNNLSLRAKAGAESGAADFKRDYMLRYWLDFETKGSPSLLNIEWFDDPTAYKLKIKKPGTDEYFEKAVDLVETFNWLIGLYVEHLDRWRGYDAAFKREVDPELPEDMNTRLMLDGGLKETDDGAWRFRKVEGYTLRTPGDHNDREKALVVWRKLTGDLEQDNLMLDEWFRKYRLSAQDTEFDVIYVNGSNNLPNLRKDEETWKVRLIEEAFHQAMWDVEG